From the Camelus bactrianus isolate YW-2024 breed Bactrian camel chromosome 4, ASM4877302v1, whole genome shotgun sequence genome, the window GAAAAATTCATGTGTGTTTTGGATGGTCAAGATGACTTCAAAAGTGTCAGGGAGGGAAAAGTGCTATGATGAATGCATTAAGGGGACAtaaggagagaagacagagggtCCGAGTGGAGTAAAACAGAACCTTGGTAATGTTCTAGTACTTCAGTTTAGTACTGCCCAACTATAATAAATTAAGTTTTTTAGGTACTGGGGCACTTGCTGATTCCATTTTACTGTTTAATTGTATTGAAGCAATGCTTTCCTTTATGTCTATTCAAAATTTTAGAGTTTTCCTGATGTTTCTTAACATGAGTGttttttctcctccccttctTTTTAAACTTAGAAATCATGCCATCCTCCATCACCAAAGATGCAGAAACCTTAACTACGATGTTGGAATTCACCCCTAATTTGCCACAGGAGCTGACGGCCACACTGTCTGAGAGGCAGCCATCGGCAGAGCCACAACAACCTGCTTTAAAGGATTCAAATCTTAATTTCgaagaatttaagaaaatcatttttgacAGACAAAATGAGGAAGAAGACGAGAGTCTTTCAGAATTAAAAAACTTAGGCTTAGATAAACATTCCCGAAAAAAGAGACAGTTACAAATGACACTGGGTGAGAGATGTTGTCAAAAAGGTTGTAGCAGAAAAGAAATGGCTACAGCATGCTGAGCTGAAGCCAGCTGCGTATTCCATCTAATGCTCACATTTTTCTCAATGGCACATTCACTGATGCCTCTGTCACCCCACTGATTATCAGAATATGAGAAATCATGTTTAGTGCTTAGATTTCCCATCTGATGTGTAAAAATATGTCGCTTATATTACTGTACTTTCTGCTAATAAATTTTTTATGCTAGatggtatttttgtctttttaaattcatgACACCATTATGTtactaccatttttttttaatgctgctggcttaaaattacaataaaatctTAATCACTTTCGCCACACACAGTAactcaaagaaaattttaaaaataggtagcTTAGTAAACCATCATGATTTCCATTAGTGAGAATGGATATGTCTGCTTTTGAAATTTGTATCTGATAAATTATAACCTGTCACCCACTCTTTTTTCCCACCTAATGCCCAAACAGTCTTTCACTACTTAATGTCAAGTGAATTATTTTACTAGCAAAAAATAACTTACACAGCACCTAACAAAAGGTATATAAAAAGCACCAAAATGTTTTTGTTGATATTAAGTCTTAGACTGAATATACAAAGAGTCACAACACTTGAGCTTTTctgataaatttgaaaatttttgcGACTTATTGAACTATTACAAAAAATCAAAAGGGACCCTAAATCAATTTAATTTAGTTGGGGCCATATAAACGCAACTATTTTTCAAACTAGGATTCTTATCTTAATTCTACTGTCTAAAccactaataaataaattatatttttaaaggagaatatacatatatggagagagagagagaagagaataaacAATTCACTGTAATACATCACAGAAAAACTGGTTTAGCAGTGGAACATAGTTCATGTTTGCTATTTTAGAATTGACAAACCATTTCTGAAACAAAATAACTGTGAAATGATATGAAACCTTAGCACAGTAAATTAACAAATGTATCACCTTAGTATTTAGCTACTTCCTTTGACTTCCATAATTACACACCATTTTATATTACAGAATGTAACTCTGACTATATATTTACCATTATCAGTGAGTTCCTGGGACACCAGGAATGGGTTTTGTGCATTATGGGAATCTCATGAGGAcaaaagagagggggaaaagggaggataaattatttgaaaatgcaaTGGCCGAACTTCCTAATTTAGATGAAATACAACAATAAATAATCCAAGAAGCGCAACAAACTATAAGTTGGATAAATACAAAGGAAACCAAACAGACACATTAgaatcaaagcaaaaaacaaaagacaaaggcaaggaaagaatgttgagagaaggaagagaaaagctaTTCATCATATACAAAGGCTCCCCAATTACGTTATCAGCTGATTTGTGAGTGACAACCTTGGAGTCCAGAAGGTAGTGGGATGACAAAGTTAAAGTGctgaaagataaaaactgtcaaccaagaattctatacctggaaaactgtccttcaaaagtaaaaggaaaaataaaactcagataAGCCAAAGTTGAGAGAGTTCATTACCACCACATCTGCCCTAAAATAAATGCTAAAGGGAGTCCTTTGGGTTG encodes:
- the LOC105079171 gene encoding prorelaxin isoform X1, whose product is MPRLLLSHLLGVWLLLSQLPKETSGERSNDFVKACGRELVRLWIEICGSVSWGRPAPRPAPRPAPKPALRPALSQDKKPRLRSGPPAEIMPSSITKDAETLTTMLEFTPNLPQELTATLSERQPSAEPQQPALKDSNLNFEEFKKIIFDRQNEEEDESLSELKNLGLDKHSRKKRQLQMTLGERCCQKGCSRKEMATAC
- the LOC105079171 gene encoding prorelaxin isoform X2, whose translation is MPSSITKDAETLTTMLEFTPNLPQELTATLSERQPSAEPQQPALKDSNLNFEEFKKIIFDRQNEEEDESLSELKNLGLDKHSRKKRQLQMTLGERCCQKGCSRKEMATAC